A window from Thalassophryne amazonica chromosome 15, fThaAma1.1, whole genome shotgun sequence encodes these proteins:
- the sfrp2 gene encoding secreted frizzled-related protein 2: MQAFILSVIWSLSLPSCMEAIHGLYSFGQHELFYKKNHCKPIPANLLLCHDIEYTEMRLPNLLGHETMNEVLQQASSWIPLVQKQCHPDTRKFLCSLFAPVCLDDLDEPIQPCRSLCESVKHGCAPVMSMFGFPWPSMLDCSRFPLDNDLCIPPAGIDNFAPVTKEVPRVCDACKEKEENDNEIVDNLCKNDFALKIKVKEIAYINGDTKIVPDTKSKTIYKLNGVTERDLRKTVLWLKDGLQCLCEEMNDINATYLVMGQKMDGNLIITSLKRWQKGQREFKRISRSIRRLQC; this comes from the exons ATGCAAGCCTTTATCCTGTCAGTAATATGGTCACTATCATTACCTTCTTGCATGGAAGCTATCCATGGATTGTACAGTTTTGGGCAGCATGAGTTATTCTACAAAAAGAATCATTGCAAGCCAATTCCTGCAAACCTGCTCCTTTGCCACGATATAGAGTACACGGAGATGCGTCTGCCCAACCTGCTCGGACACGAAACCATGAATGAAGTTCTACAGCAAGCGTCATCCTGGATCCCCCTGGTTCAGAAGCAGTGTCATCCGGACACGAGGAAATTCCTCTGCTCCCTTTTTGCTCCTGTCTGTCTGGACGATTTGGACGAGCCCATACAGCCGTGCAGGTCTCTTTGTGAAAGCGTCAAACATGGATGCGCACCTGTTATGTCCATGTTCGGCTTTCCGTGGCCGAGCATGTTGGACTGCAGCCGATTCCCCCTGGACAATGACCTGTGCATCCCTCCTGCAGGAATCGACAACTTTGCACCAGTCACCAAAGAAG TGCCCAGAGTGTGTGATGCTTGCAAGGAAAAGGAGGAAAATGACAATGAAATTGTCGACAACCTTtgcaaaaatgactttg CTCTGAAGATAAAAGTCAAGGAGATTGCCTACATAAATGGTGACACCAAAATTGTGCCAGACACCAAGAGCAAGACCATCTACAAGTTGAACGGTGTGACAGAGCGGGACCTGAGGAAGACGGTGCTGTGGCTGAAGGACGGCCTGCAGTGCCTGTGTGAGGAGATGAATGACATCAATGCCACCTACCTGGTGATGGGCCAGAAGATGGACGGCAATCTGATCATCACCTCGCTGAAGCGCTGGCAGAAGGGACAGCGTGAGTTTAAGAGGATTTCTCGCAGCATTCGGCGGCTGCAGTGCTAG